The proteins below come from a single Stomoxys calcitrans chromosome 1, idStoCalc2.1, whole genome shotgun sequence genomic window:
- the LOC131995640 gene encoding uncharacterized protein LOC131995640, translated as MALSNFIQISDALIEFNAELESELLHQSAIHSLEVHRDELREIWQRVKPKYEASLAELAAADDKRDIETLKARYQTTYRTYVHGIAKISEVIESKRSAAVSPPNPTRLEFSSSPNVNLPPCDTDLFHGDYLSWPSFRDLFTALYINNTRLSPVEKLFHLNSKTRGEAREIVRKAPLTNEGFELAWRALEVRFDNKRLLLNSQLKTLFNLPGITVESSESIKQIQSTINGIIASLKLYSIDIKSWNPIFVYVCSMRLPEITLSLWEQSVKNKSDFPSWTELDSFLTCRFQTLETVRDFGFPSTSQSISNSKNENVGKSMPKNSSSKRVNSYRNGVVIPNCKLCPNENHTIRLCSKFHNMTYADRLTTVKQLKLCLNCFSKGHLVKDCKSAFNCQKCNRRHNTLLHQDCNEEMEIPETDQKSIQSTSNGDSIVPIQSCFAANSKTVLLGTAMVGIRHNGEIFKARALFDSGSEASFLSEHLFNLLKLKARKFMAHISGLNGTLSAKAQKICMLQITSPMTSGFDLEAPIMVIPKLTSSLPTFSVSEEMFSTLPDIHLADPEFYRSSYIDILIGADLIPQVMLNGIINPVCGSLLAQETVFGWILTGPIPKEPISVFRTTVSLPDDIALDELVSKFWELEDLPRVKPISDMDKYCEDMFVETTTRNEAGRYIVTLPFKPEFPSGIQLGQSQKIALSQYIRNENRLLRDIELKRQYDAVLAEYIELGHMKRVRDIDFTPKSNFHYLPHHAVVRPNSVTTKVRVVFNASNPTSNGMSLNDVLHPGPSLQKDLCTLLLQWRFYKVVFNSDIEKMYRQICVHPKHTTFQRILYRKSPYDEIEEFELQTVTFGVNCAPFLALRTIQQLATDVRLQYPLASEILESSMYVDDVLGGSHDILSATKTQKELISALGTAGFLLRKWTSNSKEFLKSIPKDHLLNSEFLEFEDSSKAKTLGVRWNAKLDDFYFVAGQLDANSDPTKRNILSNISKLFDPAGWLCPFIVLAKLLMRDVWLSKVGWDDPLPPNLLAAWHSFLGNYSRIGDIRIPRWIHFTPESDMELHGFCDASEKAYAIAIYVRVAAPSGEIVTHLLMSKSRVAPLKTISIPRLELCGAALLAEAIESILPSIPNCKVFCWTDSTIVLAWLMKPAFQWKTFVANRVSKICEVVPVDHWGHVESRQNPADLASRGVFPDELIQNDLWWFGPLWLRHPSSLWPIKNGLPIDETLLEAKTIHSHFTYFQNYQDPLDRFSSLGRALRVMAYVYRFISNCRASADITSRTHSLTNDEIQDVRDRLIVLSQKLFYPTEYKALSNGEQITSTSSLLTLNPFCDPKGLLRICSRIAHSESLTYNERYPIILPYHGTFSRLLILFIHCITLHGGNSLMLRMLRLQFWIPKAKILIKACVHNCKICVISKHKLRTQLMGTLPPERTTLSRPFTNTGIDFAGPFDIKNYSARSCTITKGYVCLFVCFATRAIHLELTSSLTTSAFLAAFHRFSSRRGCPLKIFSDNGKTFVGASKEVAKNFLQRSRDETLFQFSYQRLSWHFIPPGAPHMGGLWEAGVKSFKAHFRKMAGCHKFTFEEFTTILSRIEACLNSRPISPLSENPDDLLALTPGHFLTGGPLLSPAEPDESETTISVVNRWRRVVALSQQFSIRWKHEYLKELHKRIKWKRPQPNIQIGSMVVVRDDCLPPQEWKLGRISKIYYGKDDLVRVVDITTQRGTITRPVVKVVFTLTECHLFYPALAVPRQTKIITLAESVHKTTVFILNYFQLNKTFTYTMTTMVAYAGLSSFGQSTASLFLSHLNATSSSSSYFAIQMS; from the exons ATGGCCCTATcaaactttatccaaatatccGATGCTTTAATCGAGTTCAATGCAGAACTCGAAAGCGAACTTCTGCACCAGTCCGCGATCCACTCCTTGGAGGTTCATCGGGACGAGTTGAGGGAAATATGGCAGAGAGTTAAACCAAAGTATGAGGCTAGCTTGGCTGAGTTAGCCGCTGCTGACGATAAGAGGGACATAGAAACCCTGAAAGCGCGGTATCAGACCACTTATCGAACTTACGTTCATGGCATAGCTAAAATAAGTGAGGTTATAGAATCCAAAAGGTCCGCTGCTGTTTCTCCCCCCAATCCAACGCGGTTGGAATTCTCTTCGAGTCCGAATGTAAACCTACCTCCTTGTGACACCGACCTCTTTCACGGGGATTACCTCTCCTGGCCATCGTTTCGCGACCTTTTTACTGCCTTATACATCAATAACACGAGGCTCTCCCCTGtcgaaaaattatttcacttgaATTCCAAGACTCGCGGTGAAGCCAGGGAAATAGTTCGAAAGGCACCTCTCACGAATGAGGGATTTGAGTTAGCATGGAGGGCGTTGGAGGTTAGATTCGACAACAAACGTTTACTACTGAACAGCCAACTTAAGACCCTTTTTAATTTGCCAGGAATTACCGTTGAATCAAGCGAGTCCATAAAGCAGATTCAAAGTACTATAAATGGGATTATAGCTTCACTAAAGCTCTATAGTATAGATATCAAGAGTTGGAACCCCatttttgtgtatgtttgttccATGCGTTTGCCTGAGATCACATTGTCCCTGTGGGAGCAATCAGTCAAGAATAAAAGTGACTTTCCATCTTGGACAGAACTTGATTCCTTCTTGACATGTCGATTTCAGACATTGGAGACGGTGAGGGATTTCGGTTTTCCCAGCACTTCTCAATCGATATCAAATTCCAAGAACGAGAACGTTGGCAAATCAATGCCAAAGAATAGCTCCTCCAAAAGAGTGAATTCGTATCGAAATGGTGTTGTCATTCCAAATTGTAAGTTATGCCCCAATGAAAACCACACCATAAGATTGTGTTCGAAATTTCATAATATGACCTACGCCGATAGACTGACAACCGTGAAGCAGTTAAAATTatgccttaattgtttttctaaGGGACATCTTGTCAAAGACTGTAAAAGTGCATTTAACTGCCAAAAATGCAACAGGAGGCACAACACTCTACTGCATCAAGACTGCAATGAGGAAATGGAAATTCCCGAAACTGATCAGAAATCGATACAGTCCACTTCCAATGGTGATTCCATTGTTCCCATACAGTCTTGTTTCGCAGCCAACAGCAAGACCGTGCTGTTGGGAACGGCCATGGTTGGTATCCGACATAATGGGGAGATTTTCAAGGCACGAGCACTTTTCGATTCTGGGTCGGAAGCGTCTTTCCTGTCAGAACACCTTTTCAACTTGCTTAAACTAAAAGCACGCAAATTTATGGCTCATATATCCGGCCTTAATGGCACCCTCTCTGCGAAGGCTCAGAAAATATGTATGCTTCAAATCACTTCTCCAATGACTTCAGGTTTTGACCTGGAGGCTCCCATTATGGTCATTCCTAAGCTAACATCCTCACTGCCTACTTTTTCTGTATCCGAGGAAATGTTTTCCACACTTCCTGACATCCACCTGGCAGACCCTGAGTTTTATCGGTCATCGTATATTGACATTTTGATAGGGGCAGATCTGATTCCGCAGGTCATGTTAAATGGCATTATTAATCCAGTTTGTGGGTCTCTTTTGGCCCAAGAAACAGTATTTGGTTGGATTCTGACCGGTCCCATTCCAAAAGAGCCTATTTCAGTCTTCCGCACTACTGTTTCACTTCCAGATGATATCGCCTTAGATGAACTAGTTTCCAAATTCTGGGAACTGGAGGACCTCCCTAGGGTTAAACCTATTTCCGATATGGACAAGTATTGTGAGGACATGTTCGTGGAAACCACCACCAGAAACGAGGCAGGCCGGTATATTGTTacgctgccatttaaacccgaATTTCCTTCCGGTATTCAACTCGGGCAGTCCCAAAAGATAGCTCTTTCTCAGTATATAAGAAATGAGAATCGGCTtctcagagatattgagctcaagaGGCAGTACGATGCGGTTCTGGCAGAGTATATTGAATTAGGCCATATGAAGAGGGTAAGGGACATTGatttcactcccaaatccaaTTTTCACTACTTGCCACACCATGCTGTTGTTCGTCCAAAtagcgttactacaaaagttcGTGTAGTGTTCAACGCGTCAAACCCTACCTCTAATGGTATGAGTTTGAACGACGTCCTCCACCCTGGTCCATCTTTGCAGAAAGATCTGTGCACTTTATTACTCCAGTGGCGATTTTATAAAGTGGTTTTCAATAGCGATATTGAAAAAATGTATCGCCAGATTTGTGTCCATCCGAAACACACTACATTCCAGAGAATTCTCTACCGAAAGTCCCCTTACGATGAAATCGAAGAATTTGAGCTACAAACGGTTACGTTTGGGGTAAATTGTGCCCCATTCTTGGCTCTACGCACAATTCAGCAACTGGCTACAGACGTAAGGCTTCAATATCCGCTTGCAAGCGAGATTTTGGAATCGTCGATGTACGTCGACGATGTTCTTGGGGGGAGTCATGATATTTTGTCCGCAACTAAGACCCAGAAGGAACTCATTTCGGCCTTGGGGACAGCCGGTTTTTTATTGAGAAAATGGACTTCTAACTCTAAGGAGTTCCTAAAATCCATTCCAAAGGACCATCTTCTGAATTCCGAATTTCTTGAGTTTGAAGATTCAAGTAAGGCCAAGACTCTGGGTGTTCGTTGGAACGCGAAACTTGATGATTTTTATTTCGTAGCCGGGCAATTAGACGCAAATTCCGATCCCACTAAGAGGAATATTCTTTCCAATATATCGAAACTATTCGACCCAGCTGGGTGGCTATGCCCCTTCATAGTTCTCGCAAAACTTCTAATGCGGGATGTTTGGTTATCCAAAGTCGGGTGGGATGATCCCCTTCCTCCGAATTTACTTGCAGCATGGCATTCATTCTTGGGGAATTATTCTAGGATTGGAGATATACGAATTCCTCGCTGGATACATTTCACTCCTGAAAGCGATATGGAACTCCATGGCTTCTGTGACGCCTCTGAAAAGGCGTACGCAATAGCCATTTATGTTCGAGTCGCGGCTCCCAGCGGTGAAATTGTCACACACCTCCTTATGTCAAAATCGAGGGTGGCACCATTGAAGACAATTTCAATTCCTAGACTCGAACTTTGTGGCGCGGCCTTACTGGCGGAGGCCATTGAATCGATTCTGCCGTCCATTCCAAATTGCAAGGTTTTCTGTTGGACAGATTCAACGATAGTCCTTGCCTGGTTAATGAAACCAGCGTTCCAATGGAAGACTTTTGTGGCTAACCGTGTTTCAAAAATATGTGAGGTAGTACCAGTGGACCACTGGGGCCATGTTGAATCAAGGCAGAATCCTGCGGATTTGGCTTCCCGTGGAGTGTTTCCCGATGAGTTAATTCAGAATGACCTTTGGTGGTTTGGTCCTCTGTGGCTTAGGCATCCATCGAGCCTTTGGCCAATTAAGAATGGTTTGCCAATAGATGAGACACTATTGGAAGCTAAGACTATTCACAGCCACTTTACTTACTTCCAAAACTACCAAGATCCTCTGGATAGGTTTTCTTCGCTGGGAAGAGCTCTTAGAGTGATGGCATATGTATACCGTTTTATTTCTAATTGCCGTGCTTCAGCCGATATAACTTCACGAACTCATTCGCTGACCAATGACGAAATCCAGGATGTTCGAGATCGTTTAATTGTCTtgtcacaaaaattattttatccaACTGAATATAAGGCATTGTCAAATGGGGAGCAAATTACGTCCACCAGTTCCTTATTGACTTTGAACCCCTTTTGTGATCCTAAAGGCCTCTTAAGAATATGTAGTCGCATAGCCCATTCCGAGAGCCTCACTTATAATGAGCGTTATCCTATTATCCTGCCGTATCACGGTACCTTCTCCCGATTGCTGATACTGTTCATACATTGCATTACATTGCATGGAGGCAACAGTTTAATGCTACGAATGTTGCGTCTCCAGTTCTGGATTCCAAAGGCGAAAATTCTTATAAAGGCCTGTGTTCACAATTGCAAGATTTGTGTAATTTCCAAACACAAGCTTAGAACGCAGCTGATGGGAACCCTTCCTCCAGAACGTACCACGCTCAGTCGACCATTCACGAATACTGGTATTGACTTTGCAGGTCCGTTCGACATAAAAAACTACTCGGCGCGATCCTGTACTATAACAAAGGGATACGTATGTTTATTCGTTTGTTTCGCTACACGTGCTATCCACTTGGAGCTCACAAGTTCCTTGACCACTTCAGCCTTTCTAGCGGCCTTTCACCGTTTTTCTTCCAGACGTGGGTGTCCCTTAAAGATCTTTTCCGACAATGGCAAAACATTTGTTGGAGCATCGAAAGAGGTGGCGAAAAACTTTCTTCAAAGATCGCGGGACGAGACACTTTTCCAATTCTCCTACCAGCGCTTATCCTGGCACTTCATTCCACCAGGAGCTCCTCATATGGGAGGGCTCTGGGAAGCCGGGGTGAAAAgttttaaggctcatttccgAAAGATGGCAGGATGTCATAAATTTACGTTCGAGGAATTCACTACTATACTTTCCCGTATCGAAGCCTGTTTAAACTCGCGACCTATTTCACCTTTATCCGAAAATCCCGACGATTTGCTAGCTCTTACCCCTGGACATTTCCTTACTGGGGGTCCTTTGCTTTCACCTGCCGAACCTGACGAATCCGAGACTACTATTTCTGTAGTTAATCGTTGGCGAAGAGTTGTGGCATTATCTCAACAGTTCAGTATCAGATGGAAACATGAGTATCTTAAAGAGCTTCACAAGCGCATTAAATGGAAAAGACCACAGCCAAATATCCAGATTGGTTCTATGGTTGTTGTGAGAGACGACTGTTTGCCACCCCAGGAATGGAAATTGGGGCGTATTTCGAAGATATATTATGGCAAGGATGATTTAGTGCGAGTAGTCGATATAACTACACAAAGGGGAACCATAACTCGGCCTGTTGTAAAAGTCGTG TTTACTCTTACAGAATGCCACCTATTTTATCCCGCCTTAGCCGTTCCgaggcaaacaaaaattattactcTTGCAGAATCTGTTCACAAAACCACGGTCTTC ATTCTCAATTATTTTCAACTTAACAAGACGTTTACATATACAATGACAACTATGGTGGCCTATGCAGGCTTGTCGTCCTTTGGCCAAAGTACAGCCTCACTATTTCTAAGCCATTTAAATGCtacgtcttcttcttcttcgtatTTTGCCATTCAAATGTCATGA